From a single bacterium genomic region:
- a CDS encoding (Fe-S)-binding protein, whose amino-acid sequence MPSTPSNKIKQAFAPGCGLMLYKPESAKRLHALLNQSLGPMDMLMVCCHHDPQLPVKTEVINICPGCDKRFRNDYANSTTVSLWEILAQSNTFPFPDYKGQRMSILDACPTRDQQRVHKAVRTLLKKMNIELAEPKHTGTKSTCCGDSFYGAIPVEQVKEQMAKRAGEMPAEDVAVYCISCIKSMHIGGKRPRYLIDLLFGQETAPGTFEPDQWHRKLDEFIEKH is encoded by the coding sequence ATGCCCTCCACTCCATCAAACAAAATAAAACAAGCCTTCGCCCCCGGCTGCGGCCTGATGCTGTACAAGCCGGAGTCCGCCAAAAGACTGCACGCCCTGCTTAACCAAAGCCTGGGCCCAATGGACATGCTGATGGTCTGCTGTCATCACGACCCGCAGCTGCCGGTCAAGACCGAGGTCATCAACATCTGCCCCGGCTGCGACAAGCGGTTCCGCAACGATTACGCGAACAGCACCACCGTCTCGCTGTGGGAGATCCTGGCCCAAAGCAACACCTTCCCCTTCCCCGACTATAAAGGTCAGCGGATGTCCATATTGGACGCCTGCCCCACCCGGGACCAGCAGCGGGTGCACAAAGCCGTCCGGACCCTGCTGAAGAAGATGAACATAGAACTGGCAGAACCCAAGCACACGGGAACAAAGAGCACCTGCTGCGGCGACAGCTTTTACGGGGCCATCCCGGTGGAACAGGTAAAGGAGCAGATGGCCAAGCGGGCAGGCGAGATGCCGGCGGAGGACGTGGCGGTCTACTGCATCTCCTGCATCAAATCCATGCACATCGGCGGCAAACGCCCGCGCTACCTGATAGACCTGCTGTTCGGCCAGGAGACCGCGCCCGGGACCTTTGAGCCAGACCAGTGGCACCGTAAGCTGGACGAGTTCATAGAGAAACACTGA
- a CDS encoding helix-turn-helix transcriptional regulator: MLSFNFSKIFAARGIVKPVPYLIEQGLSPNYATKIAHSRFIRLDLPHLERLCIMLNCTPNDLLEWTPDAKNKANPEHPLYPLKREEEKMLKLAQVINSLPIESLDEVQQAVESIKEKKKAR; the protein is encoded by the coding sequence ATGCTATCCTTCAATTTTAGCAAGATCTTCGCCGCCCGGGGCATCGTCAAACCCGTCCCCTACCTTATAGAGCAGGGCCTTTCCCCCAACTACGCCACCAAGATCGCCCACTCCCGCTTCATCCGGCTGGACCTGCCCCACCTGGAACGGCTTTGCATCATGCTTAACTGCACCCCCAACGACCTTTTGGAATGGACCCCGGACGCCAAGAACAAAGCCAACCCCGAGCATCCGTTATACCCCCTCAAACGCGAAGAGGAAAAGATGCTCAAGCTGGCCCAGGTCATCAACTCCCTGCCGATAGAAAGTTTGGACGAGGTTCAGCAGGCGGTGGAGAGTATTAAGGAGAAAAAGAAGGCCCGGTAA
- a CDS encoding SemiSWEET transporter, producing the protein MLIKTIGFLAGLLTTVSFLPQVIKTYQTRRAEDFNLAFMLLFTLGLIFWLVYGIIIREWPIILANSVTLVLNFILLGMKMKYKKK; encoded by the coding sequence ATGCTAATCAAAACCATCGGCTTCTTAGCCGGCCTCCTTACCACCGTCAGCTTCCTGCCCCAGGTGATCAAGACCTACCAGACCAGGCGGGCCGAGGACTTCAACCTGGCCTTCATGCTGTTGTTCACCCTGGGGCTGATATTCTGGCTGGTTTATGGTATAATCATCCGCGAATGGCCGATCATCCTGGCCAACAGCGTCACCTTGGTGCTGAATTTCATCCTGCTGGGGATGAAGATGAAGTATAAAAAGAAATGA
- a CDS encoding DUF3795 domain-containing protein — protein sequence MRQELFIAACGMNCLLCLAYQREKNHCPGCNAPGGNQTKGRAACRIKLCPERLSGKRFCFSCAKFPCPRLKHLDKRYRTKYGMSMLEKLQAIEKAGIKAFLRTEKEKWACPKCVSLLCVHRPVCQNCGGKNKRYIGKKV from the coding sequence ATGCGCCAAGAACTCTTCATCGCCGCCTGCGGGATGAACTGCCTGCTCTGCCTGGCCTACCAACGTGAAAAGAACCACTGCCCCGGCTGCAACGCCCCCGGCGGCAACCAAACCAAGGGCCGGGCGGCCTGCCGGATCAAGCTTTGCCCGGAGCGTCTTTCCGGCAAAAGGTTCTGCTTCTCTTGCGCCAAGTTCCCCTGCCCCCGGCTAAAACACCTTGACAAGCGCTACCGGACCAAATACGGGATGAGTATGCTGGAGAAACTGCAGGCCATAGAAAAGGCCGGCATCAAGGCTTTCCTGCGAACCGAAAAAGAAAAATGGGCCTGCCCCAAATGCGTCTCCCTGCTGTGCGTGCACCGGCCGGTATGCCAGAACTGCGGGGGAAAGAATAAACGGTATATTGGGAAAAAGGTTTGA